A DNA window from Corynebacterium ciconiae DSM 44920 contains the following coding sequences:
- a CDS encoding superoxide dismutase has product MTYTLPELDYSYDALEPHIAAEIMELHHSKHHANYVKGANTALEKLAAARENGEIASVVTALSKDLAFNLGGHTNHSIFWKNLSPNGGGEPTGELAEAINAEFGSFENFKSHFSAAALGLQGSGWAVLGYDHIGGRLVIEQLTDQQGNISANLTPLLMLDMWEHAFYLQYKNVKADYVEAVWNVFNWDDVAERYAKAAH; this is encoded by the coding sequence ATGACTTACACCCTTCCCGAGCTGGATTATTCCTACGACGCTCTCGAGCCGCACATCGCCGCCGAGATTATGGAGCTGCACCACTCCAAGCACCACGCCAACTACGTCAAGGGCGCCAACACCGCCCTCGAGAAGCTGGCCGCTGCTCGCGAGAACGGTGAGATCGCTTCCGTGGTTACCGCCCTGTCCAAGGATCTGGCATTCAACTTGGGTGGCCACACCAACCACTCCATCTTCTGGAAGAACCTCTCCCCCAACGGTGGCGGCGAGCCCACCGGCGAGCTGGCCGAGGCTATCAACGCCGAGTTCGGTTCCTTTGAGAACTTCAAGTCCCACTTCTCCGCAGCTGCTCTGGGCCTGCAGGGCTCCGGTTGGGCAGTGCTGGGCTACGACCACATCGGTGGCCGCCTCGTAATCGAGCAGCTCACCGACCAGCAGGGCAACATCTCCGCTAACCTCACCCCGCTGCTCATGCTGGACATGTGGGAGCACGCCTTCTACCTCCAGTACAAGAACGTCAAGGCAGACTACGTTGAGGCCGTGTGGAACGTCTTCAACTGGGACGATGTGGCTGAGCGTTACGCCAAGGCAGCCCACTAA
- the msrA gene encoding peptide-methionine (S)-S-oxide reductase MsrA, protein MGFLFSRTPEMVTAEQALKGGSAPVLEQPKPHAVLGTPITGPWKPSQRRLIIGMGCFWGAEKLLWQLEGVESTSVGYAGGFTPNPTYREVCTGRTGHTEVVEVVYDPARVSAREIIAATLEAHDPTQGFRQGNDVGTQYRSAYFLDTAEDEELVRELIADYEPKLAAAGYGPITTEVAQLSATPTGSYYLAEDYHQQYLWKNPAGYCPVHSTGVACG, encoded by the coding sequence ATGGGTTTTCTTTTTTCCCGCACCCCAGAGATGGTCACCGCAGAGCAAGCCTTAAAGGGTGGATCCGCGCCAGTGCTCGAGCAGCCGAAGCCCCACGCGGTTCTCGGAACCCCGATCACTGGGCCGTGGAAACCGAGCCAGCGGCGCCTCATCATCGGTATGGGTTGTTTTTGGGGTGCAGAGAAGCTGCTGTGGCAGCTCGAGGGAGTGGAGTCCACCTCGGTCGGCTACGCCGGTGGCTTTACCCCCAATCCCACATATCGCGAGGTGTGCACGGGGCGCACTGGCCACACCGAGGTCGTAGAGGTGGTCTACGACCCCGCCCGTGTCAGTGCCAGGGAGATTATCGCCGCCACCCTTGAGGCGCACGATCCCACTCAGGGTTTCCGCCAAGGCAATGATGTGGGCACGCAGTACCGTTCTGCTTATTTCCTCGACACAGCCGAGGATGAAGAATTGGTGCGAGAGCTCATCGCCGACTACGAGCCAAAGCTCGCCGCGGCCGGCTATGGCCCTATCACCACCGAGGTTGCCCAGCTCAGCGCAACACCCACGGGCTCTTACTATCTGGCTGAGGACTATCACCAGCAGTATTTGTGGAAAAACCCTGCGGGCTATTGTCCCGTGCACTCCACTGGGGTTGCCTGCGGCTAG
- a CDS encoding phosphatase PAP2 family protein — MLNSIDTTYLHWGLEHRSPALDAAVTAFTNIGTTALSLPLATPMAFLLTAILRSWSPVLTVAMAAAVSTSTTTIIKAMVGRARPEHSLAVPPYEHSFSFPSGHTLNATVLALVLGYFCARAVQRRWVRGLIWAAALCYALCMGVSRIFLAHHWSTDVLAGWVFGAIIAGAALALVEGLTRRGGHLPVPLAAPHPAR, encoded by the coding sequence GTGCTTAACTCCATCGACACCACATATCTCCATTGGGGGCTGGAGCACCGCTCCCCGGCACTCGACGCGGCCGTCACTGCCTTCACCAATATCGGCACGACCGCGCTGAGTCTTCCACTTGCCACCCCCATGGCGTTTCTCCTCACCGCCATCCTGCGTAGCTGGTCCCCCGTACTCACCGTAGCGATGGCGGCAGCAGTATCAACGAGCACCACCACCATCATCAAAGCGATGGTAGGGCGCGCTCGTCCAGAACACTCCCTCGCGGTGCCACCCTATGAGCACTCCTTTTCTTTTCCCTCAGGGCACACCCTCAACGCCACTGTTCTCGCCCTCGTTCTGGGCTACTTCTGCGCCAGAGCAGTGCAGCGCCGGTGGGTGCGCGGACTGATATGGGCCGCGGCGCTCTGCTATGCGCTGTGCATGGGAGTATCGCGCATATTTCTCGCCCACCACTGGAGCACCGATGTGTTGGCGGGGTGGGTTTTCGGCGCGATCATCGCTGGGGCGGCACTCGCGCTCGTAGAGGGGCTGACTCGGCGAGGCGGCCACCTGCCAGTGCCGCTCGCAGCGCCCCATCCAGCCCGCTAG